GGCTTCGATCCGGTCGATGCGGTATTTGACGAGGTCGCCGATCGACACGAAACCGATGAGGGTATCGCCATCCAGGATGGGGAGATGTCGTATCCGCTGTTGCGTCATGAGCGACAGCGCGCCGATCACGGGTTCGTTGGCGCCGACCGCGCGGACCGGGGCGGTCATTGCGTCGCGGACGCGCAGGTCGAGCGCGGCGGCGCCGTCGGCGCCGAGGCGGTGGATGACGTCGCGTTCGGAAAAGATGCCGATCACGCGGCCGTCCTCGACCACGGGGGCGGCACCGATGCGGCGTTCGGCGAGCAGCGCCACCGCCTGTGCCAGCGTATCGTCGGGGGCGAGCGACCAGATCGCGTCGCTCTTGGTCTGCAGGATCGCTGCGATCGTCATGTCCGCTCTCCGCTCTGGCCGGCGTCTGTCGCGC
This sequence is a window from Sphingomonas ginsenosidivorax. Protein-coding genes within it:
- a CDS encoding CBS domain-containing protein translates to MTIAAILQTKSDAIWSLAPDDTLAQAVALLAERRIGAAPVVEDGRVIGIFSERDVIHRLGADGAAALDLRVRDAMTAPVRAVGANEPVIGALSLMTQQRIRHLPILDGDTLIGFVSIGDLVKYRIDRIEADAAAMRDYIQSA